One genomic window of Streptomyces sp. NBC_01276 includes the following:
- the pnuC gene encoding nicotinamide riboside transporter PnuC: MGWSTSWTEVLGFVTGAVCVVLVARQHIANWPVGIANNVFFIVLFVQSGLYADAGLQVVFIALAAYGWWSWTHGGGPGTAGALPVRRTTATEWAWLLAAGAVGVAGLTLLLGGVSDSTVPFSDALTTGLSLMATYGQCRKLLESWWLWIAADLVYIPLYAYKGLYLTSVLYVAFLALCVAGLVGWRRSLPATGARTAVGAAA, from the coding sequence ATGGGGTGGAGTACCAGCTGGACCGAGGTGCTCGGCTTCGTCACCGGAGCCGTGTGCGTCGTCCTGGTGGCCCGGCAGCACATCGCGAACTGGCCGGTCGGCATCGCCAACAACGTCTTCTTCATCGTGCTCTTCGTGCAGTCCGGCCTCTACGCCGACGCCGGGCTGCAGGTCGTCTTCATCGCCCTCGCCGCGTACGGCTGGTGGTCCTGGACCCACGGGGGTGGACCAGGAACCGCCGGAGCCCTGCCGGTGCGCCGCACGACGGCCACCGAATGGGCCTGGCTGCTCGCGGCGGGGGCGGTGGGGGTCGCCGGGCTGACCCTGCTGCTGGGCGGGGTCAGCGACTCCACCGTCCCCTTCTCCGACGCCCTCACCACCGGGCTCTCGCTCATGGCCACCTACGGGCAGTGCCGCAAGCTCCTGGAGTCCTGGTGGCTGTGGATCGCCGCCGACCTCGTCTACATCCCGCTCTACGCCTACAAGGGCCTGTACCTGACCTCGGTCCTGTACGTCGCCTTCCTCGCCCTGTGCGTGGCCGGCCTCGTCGGCTGGCGGCGCAGCCTCCCGGCGACCGGCGCCCGTACGGCAGTGGGGGCGGCGGCGTGA
- a CDS encoding ADP-ribosylglycohydrolase family protein, with protein MTSPTPPRPIAGKRPATGALIGLALGDALGFPTEFNDVPSILAKTGPWREMALPRPALVTDDTQMTLALARGMRTAAERGPVGPLRLTRPVREEFVDWYHSPENNRAPGRTCLVACGLLDHPERDWRDASQTGSKGCGANMRVVPVGLVPGWTEEERAGAAQLQSALTHGHPTALAASDLTARAVYLLAQGTEVTGLVGRLRSYALENRTRYHERWLGDLWMRTASDASPESFMARGWDECLAVLDRLAAALRTPSPETDPCLATGEGWIAEEALATALHCFLLFPDEPLLALRRAACTAGDSDSIACLAGAFAGAHLGADVWPRDWEGRIEYRAELLSFGTLWDA; from the coding sequence ATGACCAGCCCGACGCCGCCCCGCCCGATAGCCGGCAAGCGCCCCGCCACCGGCGCCCTGATCGGCCTCGCCCTCGGCGACGCCCTCGGCTTCCCGACCGAGTTCAACGACGTGCCGTCCATCCTGGCCAAGACCGGGCCGTGGCGGGAGATGGCCCTGCCCCGCCCCGCCCTCGTCACCGACGACACCCAGATGACCCTGGCGCTGGCACGGGGCATGCGCACCGCCGCCGAACGCGGCCCGGTCGGCCCGCTGCGGCTCACCCGGCCGGTCCGCGAGGAGTTCGTCGACTGGTACCACTCCCCGGAGAACAACCGGGCCCCCGGCCGCACCTGCCTGGTGGCCTGCGGCCTCCTCGACCACCCGGAGCGGGACTGGCGCGACGCCAGCCAGACCGGCTCCAAGGGCTGCGGCGCGAACATGCGCGTGGTGCCGGTCGGGCTGGTCCCCGGCTGGACGGAGGAGGAACGGGCGGGCGCCGCCCAGCTCCAGTCCGCCCTCACGCACGGCCACCCCACCGCCCTCGCCGCCTCCGACCTGACCGCGCGGGCCGTGTACCTGCTCGCGCAGGGCACCGAGGTGACCGGCCTGGTCGGACGGCTGCGCTCGTACGCCCTGGAGAACCGCACCCGCTACCACGAGCGCTGGCTCGGCGACCTCTGGATGCGCACCGCCTCCGACGCCTCGCCGGAGTCCTTCATGGCCCGCGGCTGGGACGAGTGCCTGGCCGTCCTGGACCGCCTCGCGGCGGCCCTGCGCACCCCCTCCCCGGAAACCGACCCCTGCCTGGCCACCGGCGAGGGCTGGATCGCCGAGGAGGCCCTGGCCACCGCCCTGCACTGCTTCCTCCTCTTCCCCGACGAACCCCTCCTCGCGCTGCGCCGCGCCGCCTGCACGGCGGGCGACTCCGACTCGATCGCCTGCCTGGCCGGCGCCTTCGCGGGCGCCCACCTCGGCGCGGACGTCTGGCCCCGGGACTGGGAGGGCCGCATCGAGTACCGCGCCGAACTCCTGTCCTTCGGCACCCTCTGGGACGCGTGA
- a CDS encoding DUF952 domain-containing protein yields the protein MIFHIVPLADWSAAPGLPYAPPSLASEGFVHCSADRPTALAIVEAHYRNTPGTLLAVELDEAALSAEVRRESGSDGRYPHVYGPLNREAVVRVWEVVRVPDGPADLRPWQSAG from the coding sequence ATGATCTTCCACATCGTCCCGCTCGCCGACTGGAGCGCCGCGCCCGGGCTCCCGTACGCCCCGCCCTCCCTGGCCTCGGAGGGGTTCGTGCACTGTTCGGCCGACCGCCCCACCGCCCTCGCCATCGTGGAGGCCCACTACCGGAACACGCCCGGCACCCTGCTCGCCGTGGAGCTCGACGAGGCGGCCCTGAGCGCCGAGGTCCGCAGGGAGTCCGGTTCCGACGGCCGCTACCCCCACGTGTACGGGCCGTTGAACCGGGAGGCCGTGGTACGCGTGTGGGAGGTGGTACGCGTCCCGGACGGCCCTGCGGACCTTCGCCCGTGGCAGTCGGCGGGATGA
- a CDS encoding YidB family protein, whose translation MRPGPSAKGVTMAGNDLGSLLGGLLGGGGQGGQGGQGGGAGNILGALLGALSGNGQGGGGSNPLGGLMDMLTKSGLADQAQSWIGTGENQPVSGSQMADALPDGALRQAAEQAGVSPEQAADQIARSLPQAVDKLSPGGSIPPGSLEDIIRAQNL comes from the coding sequence GTGCGGCCCGGTCCCTCTGCGAAAGGCGTGACCATGGCGGGTAATGACCTCGGTTCCCTTCTCGGCGGCCTGCTCGGCGGCGGCGGTCAGGGCGGTCAAGGCGGCCAGGGCGGCGGCGCGGGCAACATCCTCGGCGCGCTGCTCGGGGCCCTAAGCGGCAACGGCCAGGGCGGCGGCGGGAGCAACCCGCTCGGCGGGCTCATGGACATGCTGACCAAGTCCGGCCTCGCCGACCAGGCGCAGTCCTGGATCGGTACCGGGGAGAACCAGCCGGTCAGCGGCTCGCAGATGGCCGACGCACTGCCGGACGGGGCCCTGCGGCAGGCAGCCGAACAGGCCGGCGTCAGCCCCGAACAGGCCGCCGACCAGATCGCGCGGTCCCTGCCGCAGGCCGTGGACAAGCTGAGCCCCGGCGGGTCGATCCCGCCCGGTTCGCTGGAGGACATCATCAGGGCGCAGAACCTCTAG
- a CDS encoding Rieske (2Fe-2S) protein, with amino-acid sequence MTDTHPMSDTASAARRTVLAAGAAALAGGTLAACGGGGGGTEKPAQDTGSAPNADRSPGEASGSATGKILMKSSSEVPVGGGVVLKEQKLVVTQPTAGSFRCFSAVCTHQGCLVNKPENGVMHCPCHGSEFQASDGAAIKGPATKPLPEKKITVAPDGAISLA; translated from the coding sequence ATGACCGACACGCATCCGATGAGCGACACCGCGTCCGCCGCACGCCGCACGGTACTGGCGGCCGGCGCGGCCGCCCTCGCCGGCGGCACGCTCGCCGCCTGCGGCGGTGGCGGCGGCGGCACGGAGAAGCCCGCCCAGGACACCGGCAGCGCGCCGAACGCCGACCGGTCCCCCGGCGAGGCCTCCGGCTCCGCCACGGGCAAGATCCTGATGAAGTCCTCGTCGGAGGTCCCGGTCGGCGGTGGCGTCGTGCTCAAGGAGCAGAAGCTGGTGGTGACCCAGCCTACGGCCGGGTCCTTCCGCTGCTTCTCCGCGGTGTGCACGCACCAGGGCTGCCTCGTGAACAAGCCCGAGAACGGCGTGATGCACTGCCCCTGCCACGGCAGCGAGTTCCAGGCCTCGGACGGCGCGGCGATCAAGGGTCCGGCCACGAAGCCGCTCCCGGAGAAGAAGATCACCGTGGCGCCCGACGGCGCAATCTCGCTCGCCTAG
- a CDS encoding prephenate dehydrogenase, whose amino-acid sequence MRTAVVIGTGLIGTSAALALTARGIAVHLVDHDPAQARTAAALGAGSDDAPEGQVDLAIVAVPPAHVAAALADAIGRGLARAYVDVASVKGGPRRELAALGADTSAYIGTHPMAGKERSGPLAATADLFEGRPWVLTPTRDTDHEVLNLALELVALCRAVPVVMDADAHDRAVALVSHTPQLVSSMVAARLEEADETAVRLCGQGIRDVTRIAASDPRMWVEILSANPGPVADVLAGIAADLEETVEALRGLQSADEAKRRGGAEGIEDVLRRGNAGRVRVPGKHGAAPTAYETVGVFISDQPGELARIFADAGRAGVNIEDVRIEHATGQQAGLVQLMVEPRAVAGLTAELRERGWALRQQ is encoded by the coding sequence GTGAGAACCGCCGTCGTCATCGGAACCGGACTGATCGGCACCTCCGCGGCGCTCGCCCTGACCGCCCGGGGCATCGCCGTCCACCTGGTCGACCACGACCCGGCGCAGGCCCGTACCGCGGCCGCCCTCGGCGCCGGCAGCGACGACGCCCCCGAGGGGCAGGTCGACCTCGCGATCGTCGCCGTCCCCCCGGCCCACGTCGCCGCGGCCCTGGCCGACGCGATCGGACGCGGGCTCGCCCGTGCCTACGTGGACGTGGCCAGCGTCAAGGGCGGGCCCCGCCGGGAGCTGGCCGCCCTCGGCGCCGACACCTCCGCGTACATCGGCACCCACCCCATGGCCGGCAAGGAACGCTCCGGGCCGCTCGCCGCCACCGCCGACCTCTTCGAGGGGCGCCCCTGGGTGCTCACGCCCACCCGCGACACCGACCACGAGGTGCTGAACCTGGCCCTGGAACTGGTCGCGCTGTGCCGGGCGGTCCCCGTCGTGATGGACGCCGACGCGCACGACCGGGCGGTCGCCCTGGTCTCCCACACCCCGCAGCTCGTGTCCAGCATGGTGGCCGCGCGCCTGGAGGAGGCGGACGAGACCGCCGTGCGCCTGTGCGGCCAGGGCATCCGCGACGTGACCCGGATCGCGGCCTCCGACCCCCGCATGTGGGTGGAGATCCTCTCGGCGAACCCGGGGCCGGTGGCCGACGTCCTGGCCGGGATCGCCGCCGACCTGGAGGAGACCGTCGAGGCCCTGCGCGGACTCCAGTCGGCCGACGAGGCCAAGCGCCGGGGCGGGGCCGAGGGCATCGAGGACGTCCTGCGGCGCGGGAACGCCGGCCGGGTCCGGGTCCCCGGCAAGCACGGCGCCGCCCCCACGGCCTACGAGACGGTCGGGGTGTTCATCAGCGACCAGCCCGGCGAGCTGGCACGGATCTTCGCCGACGCGGGCCGGGCCGGGGTCAACATCGAGGACGTGCGGATCGAGCACGCCACGGGCCAGCAGGCCGGTCTGGTGCAGCTCATGGTGGAGCCCCGCGCCGTCGCCGGCCTGACCGCCGAGCTGCGCGAGCGGGGCTGGGCCCTGCGCCAGCAGTAG
- a CDS encoding DNA polymerase beta superfamily protein, which yields MDDLTLVRDHTIYACVMGSRAFGLATEASDTDRRGVFLAPTPLFWRFEKPPTHVEGPREEEFSWELERFCELALRANPNILECLHSPLVERLTPAGEELLSLRGAFLSRRAHTSFSRYAASQHGKLLADVRLHGAPRWKHAMHLLRLLISCRDLLRTGRLTIGAGPDRESLLAVKRGERTWEEVDAWMARLTEETDTALATTPLPAEPDLPRVADYLHRIRRASAARDLPPRG from the coding sequence ATGGACGACCTCACCCTGGTACGGGACCACACGATCTACGCCTGCGTGATGGGCTCCCGTGCCTTCGGGCTGGCGACGGAGGCGAGCGACACCGACCGGCGCGGTGTCTTCCTCGCCCCCACCCCGCTGTTCTGGCGGTTCGAGAAACCGCCGACGCACGTGGAGGGGCCCCGGGAGGAGGAGTTCTCCTGGGAGCTGGAACGCTTCTGCGAACTGGCCCTGCGCGCCAACCCGAACATCCTGGAGTGCCTGCACTCCCCCCTGGTCGAACGGCTCACCCCGGCCGGCGAGGAACTCCTCTCCCTGCGCGGGGCGTTCCTCTCCCGCCGGGCCCACACCAGCTTCAGCCGCTATGCCGCCTCCCAGCACGGCAAGCTCCTCGCGGACGTCCGTCTGCACGGCGCCCCGCGCTGGAAGCACGCCATGCACCTGCTGCGCCTGCTGATCTCCTGCCGCGACCTGCTGCGCACCGGCCGCCTGACGATCGGGGCGGGCCCGGACCGCGAGAGCCTCCTCGCGGTCAAGCGCGGCGAGCGGACCTGGGAGGAGGTCGACGCCTGGATGGCCCGCCTCACGGAGGAGACCGACACCGCCCTCGCCACGACCCCGCTCCCCGCGGAACCGGACCTCCCCCGCGTGGCGGACTACCTCCACCGCATCCGCCGCGCCTCGGCCGCCCGGGACCTGCCTCCGAGGGGCTAG
- a CDS encoding AAA family ATPase, translating to MSGGKRYRHGLVLGKFYPPHAGHHHLVRTAQDQCERLTVLVCAASVESVPLADRVAWMREAHPGAEVVGAVDDIPVDLHDPAVWEAHMAIFRGAVGRRVDAVFTSEAYGTELARRFGAEEVCVDPARTLFPVSGTAVRADPAGCWEFLGPAVRAALTRRVVVLGAESTGTTTLSRELAAHYRRRGGVWAKTGWVAEYGREYSEEKLAAARAADPAASWADVTFASEEFPVIARRQDAAEEGAARLGSPVLFCDTDSFATGIWHERYTGGRSREVEKIAELTRRDLYLLTDDAGVPFEDDGLRDGPQLRPWMTGRFRQELARTGRRFLVVSGDRRTRLETAVAAVDALLEEGWQFAAPLPERR from the coding sequence GTGAGCGGCGGCAAGCGCTACCGGCACGGGCTGGTGCTGGGCAAGTTCTACCCGCCGCACGCCGGACACCACCACCTGGTGCGCACCGCCCAGGACCAGTGCGAGCGGCTCACCGTGCTGGTGTGCGCCGCCTCGGTGGAGTCGGTGCCGCTCGCCGACCGGGTGGCCTGGATGCGCGAGGCGCACCCTGGCGCCGAGGTGGTCGGCGCGGTGGACGACATCCCCGTGGACCTGCACGACCCGGCGGTCTGGGAGGCGCACATGGCGATCTTCCGCGGCGCGGTGGGCCGGCGCGTGGACGCCGTCTTCACCTCCGAGGCCTACGGGACCGAGCTCGCGCGGAGGTTCGGCGCCGAGGAGGTCTGCGTGGACCCGGCGCGCACCCTGTTCCCGGTCTCGGGGACGGCCGTGCGCGCGGACCCGGCCGGATGCTGGGAGTTCCTGGGGCCGGCCGTACGGGCCGCCCTGACCCGGCGGGTCGTGGTCCTCGGCGCCGAGTCCACCGGGACGACGACCCTCTCCCGCGAACTGGCCGCGCACTACCGGCGGCGCGGCGGGGTGTGGGCGAAGACCGGATGGGTCGCCGAGTACGGGCGCGAGTACAGCGAGGAGAAGCTCGCGGCCGCCCGCGCGGCGGACCCGGCCGCCTCCTGGGCGGACGTGACCTTCGCCTCGGAGGAGTTCCCGGTGATCGCCCGCCGCCAGGACGCGGCCGAGGAAGGGGCGGCCCGGCTGGGCTCGCCCGTGCTGTTCTGCGACACCGACTCCTTCGCGACCGGTATCTGGCACGAGCGGTACACGGGCGGCCGCAGCCGGGAGGTCGAGAAGATCGCCGAGCTGACCCGGCGCGACCTGTACCTGCTGACGGACGACGCCGGGGTGCCCTTCGAGGACGACGGGCTGCGCGACGGACCGCAGCTGAGACCGTGGATGACCGGCCGGTTCCGGCAGGAACTCGCGCGCACCGGAAGGCGTTTCCTGGTCGTGAGCGGGGACCGGCGCACCCGGCTGGAGACGGCCGTGGCGGCGGTGGACGCCCTGCTGGAGGAAGGCTGGCAGTTCGCGGCCCCCCTCCCGGAGCGGCGATGA
- a CDS encoding NUDIX domain-containing protein has product MSAGAAGRGSGGAGDPGAAGAGIGGTGTGGEGGTGEPGPDGSAPYDPYAFEPFAVTVDLAVLTVRGGVLHVLLIRRGQEPYAGAWALPGGFVLPRESAETAARRELAEETGLDPSLVASLHLEQLRTYSEPDRDPRMRVVSVAFTALVPDMPEPAAEGGGDADRASWIPVGEVTEPAFDHARILADARERVGSKLEYTCLATAFCPPEFTLGELRAVYETVWGTALDRPNFRRKVLATPGFVEAVPGAARLTGGRGKPAALYRAGPATALHPPLLRPTEGPAR; this is encoded by the coding sequence ATGAGCGCGGGCGCGGCGGGCCGCGGGAGCGGCGGTGCCGGTGATCCGGGCGCCGCGGGTGCGGGCATCGGGGGCACGGGCACGGGGGGTGAGGGTGGCACCGGGGAGCCGGGGCCGGACGGGTCCGCGCCCTACGACCCGTACGCCTTCGAGCCGTTCGCGGTGACCGTCGACCTCGCCGTCCTCACCGTGCGCGGCGGCGTCCTGCACGTCCTGCTGATCCGGCGCGGGCAGGAACCGTACGCGGGCGCCTGGGCCCTGCCCGGCGGCTTCGTCCTGCCGCGCGAGTCCGCCGAGACCGCGGCCCGCCGCGAACTCGCCGAGGAGACGGGCCTGGACCCCTCCCTGGTCGCCTCCCTCCACCTGGAACAGCTGCGCACCTACAGCGAACCCGACCGGGACCCCCGCATGCGGGTCGTCTCGGTGGCCTTCACGGCGCTGGTCCCCGACATGCCCGAACCGGCCGCGGAGGGCGGCGGGGACGCCGACCGGGCGAGCTGGATCCCCGTCGGGGAGGTGACGGAGCCGGCCTTCGACCACGCGCGGATCCTGGCGGACGCGCGGGAGCGGGTGGGCTCCAAGCTGGAGTACACCTGCCTGGCCACCGCCTTCTGCCCGCCCGAGTTCACCCTCGGGGAGCTCCGGGCCGTGTACGAGACCGTCTGGGGCACCGCCCTGGACCGCCCCAACTTCCGCCGCAAGGTCCTCGCCACGCCCGGCTTCGTCGAGGCCGTCCCCGGAGCCGCCCGCCTGACCGGCGGCCGCGGCAAACCCGCCGCGCTCTACCGGGCGGGACCGGCGACCGCCCTCCACCCGCCCCTGCTCCGCCCCACGGAAGGTCCTGCCCGATGA
- a CDS encoding pseudouridine synthase: MRSSGNGNGGGNRNSGGGGGGRGNSRGGSSSGGGGYRGGSSSGGNSRGGSSSGGGGYRGGSSSGGGGYRGGSSSGGGGYRGGSSSGGSQGGGYDRDRDQAPQRPRNPRPEERRYDVGPEGERSGRSGPRAGGGGARGAAARGGAKGGPKTSRTPGIGGAGGPRSGPGSRSGQSRPRELDARIEERVRDRYADKPVIKTPKTFPGAEAEGERLQKVLARAGMGSRRACEELIEQARVEVNGEIVLEQGKRVQPSDEIKVDGLTVATQSYLFFALNKPAGVVSTMEDPDGRQCLGDYVTNRETRLFHVGRLDTETEGIILLTNHGELAHRLTHPKYGVKKTYVAAITGALPRDIGKRLKDGIELEDGYARADHFRVVDQVGKNYLVEVTLHEGRKHIVRRMLAEAGFPVDKLVRTSFGPIELGDQKSGWLRRLTNTEVGMLMREVGL; the protein is encoded by the coding sequence ATGCGAAGCAGCGGCAACGGCAACGGCGGCGGCAACAGGAACAGCGGCGGCGGTGGTGGCGGACGCGGTAACTCCCGCGGCGGCTCCTCCTCCGGCGGCGGTGGCTACCGCGGCGGCTCCTCCTCCGGCGGCAACTCCCGCGGTGGCTCCTCCTCCGGTGGGGGTGGCTACCGCGGTGGCTCCTCCTCCGGCGGTGGCGGCTACCGCGGCGGCTCCTCCTCCGGCGGTGGTGGCTACCGCGGCGGCTCCTCCTCCGGCGGGTCCCAGGGTGGCGGCTACGACCGCGACCGTGACCAGGCGCCCCAGCGCCCCCGCAACCCCCGCCCCGAGGAGCGCCGCTACGACGTCGGCCCCGAGGGCGAGCGCAGCGGCCGCAGCGGCCCCCGCGCCGGTGGCGGCGGCGCCCGTGGCGCGGCGGCGCGCGGCGGTGCCAAGGGCGGCCCCAAGACCTCCAGGACCCCCGGCATCGGCGGGGCCGGCGGCCCGCGCAGCGGCCCCGGCAGCCGCAGCGGCCAATCCCGTCCCCGCGAGCTGGACGCGCGGATCGAGGAGCGCGTGCGCGACCGGTACGCCGACAAGCCCGTGATCAAGACCCCGAAGACCTTCCCGGGTGCCGAGGCGGAGGGCGAGCGCCTGCAGAAGGTGCTCGCCCGGGCCGGCATGGGCTCGCGCCGCGCGTGCGAGGAGCTCATCGAGCAGGCCCGCGTCGAGGTCAACGGCGAGATCGTGCTGGAGCAGGGCAAGCGCGTCCAGCCGTCGGACGAGATCAAGGTGGACGGCCTGACCGTGGCCACCCAGTCGTACCTGTTCTTCGCGCTGAACAAGCCCGCGGGCGTCGTCTCCACGATGGAGGACCCGGACGGCCGCCAGTGCCTCGGCGACTACGTCACCAACCGTGAGACCCGTCTCTTCCACGTCGGCCGGCTCGACACCGAGACGGAGGGCATCATCCTGCTCACCAACCACGGTGAGCTGGCCCACCGCCTCACGCACCCGAAGTACGGCGTCAAGAAGACCTACGTCGCCGCGATCACCGGCGCGCTGCCGCGCGACATCGGCAAGCGCCTCAAGGACGGCATCGAGCTGGAGGACGGCTACGCCCGCGCCGACCACTTCCGCGTCGTCGACCAGGTCGGCAAGAACTACCTGGTCGAGGTGACCCTCCACGAGGGCCGCAAGCACATCGTCCGCCGCATGCTGGCCGAGGCCGGCTTCCCGGTGGACAAGCTCGTGCGCACCTCGTTCGGCCCGATCGAGCTGGGCGACCAGAAGTCGGGCTGGCTGCGCCGCCTGACCAACACCGAGGTCGGAATGCTGATGCGCGAGGTCGGTCTGTAG
- a CDS encoding lysophospholipid acyltransferase family protein: MYGLWKPRVLGAWKVPASGPVILAVNHAHNIDGPMVMGTAPRPLHFLIKKEAYVGPLGPFLEGIGQVKVDRTGTDRTAITHALGVLERGGALGIFPEGTRGEGDFASLRAGLAYFAVRSGAPIVPVAVLGSTEARGRLVKGLPPLKSRVDVVFGSAFDAGDGTGRRTRTALDQATERIQGRLTAHLADAKRLTGR; encoded by the coding sequence ATGTACGGCCTGTGGAAGCCGCGCGTGCTCGGCGCCTGGAAGGTGCCCGCCTCCGGCCCCGTCATCCTGGCCGTGAACCACGCCCACAACATAGACGGCCCCATGGTCATGGGCACCGCGCCCCGGCCCCTGCACTTCCTGATCAAGAAGGAGGCCTACGTAGGCCCCCTCGGCCCCTTCCTGGAGGGGATCGGCCAGGTGAAGGTGGACCGGACCGGCACGGACCGCACCGCCATCACCCACGCCCTCGGGGTGCTGGAGCGGGGTGGCGCCCTGGGGATCTTCCCGGAGGGAACCCGTGGCGAGGGCGACTTCGCCTCCCTGCGCGCCGGGCTCGCGTACTTCGCGGTCCGCAGCGGCGCCCCGATCGTGCCCGTCGCGGTCCTCGGCAGCACCGAGGCCCGGGGGCGGCTCGTCAAGGGCCTGCCGCCGCTGAAGAGCCGGGTGGACGTCGTCTTCGGCTCCGCCTTCGACGCCGGGGACGGCACCGGCCGGCGTACGCGCACCGCGCTGGACCAGGCCACCGAACGCATCCAGGGACGGCTGACCGCCCACCTGGCCGACGCCAAGCGCCTCACCGGCCGCTGA
- a CDS encoding DNA polymerase beta superfamily protein — protein sequence MLDAMTLDLTPVVTRQPDPLLFATVSGAHLYGFPSRDSDVDLRGAHLLPAAALLGLREPEETRTRMWDHDGVEMDLVTHDLRKFVRLMLKRNGYVLEQLLSPLVVHTTPEHEELVALAPGVLTSHHAHHYRGFAATQWRLFERSGELKPLLYAFRALLTGIHLMRSGEVQAHLPTLLGEVAEAPAWLAGLVEAKVAAEHGGYDGPAVAAPYEALHAVLDAAQAATGLPGEAGAYGALDAFVVRCREPLAV from the coding sequence GTGCTCGACGCGATGACCCTCGACCTGACGCCCGTCGTGACCCGTCAGCCCGACCCGCTGCTCTTCGCCACGGTCTCGGGCGCCCACCTGTACGGCTTCCCCTCCCGTGACTCGGACGTCGACCTGCGCGGCGCGCACCTGCTGCCGGCGGCCGCGCTGCTCGGCCTGCGCGAGCCGGAGGAGACCCGGACCCGGATGTGGGACCACGACGGGGTGGAGATGGACCTCGTCACCCACGACCTGCGCAAGTTCGTCCGCCTGATGCTCAAGCGCAACGGCTACGTACTGGAGCAGCTGCTCTCCCCGCTCGTGGTCCACACGACACCCGAGCACGAGGAGCTGGTGGCGCTGGCGCCGGGCGTGCTCACCTCGCACCACGCCCACCACTACCGCGGGTTCGCCGCCACCCAGTGGCGGCTGTTCGAGAGGAGCGGGGAACTGAAGCCGCTCCTCTACGCCTTCCGCGCCCTGCTCACCGGCATCCACCTGATGCGCTCGGGCGAGGTGCAGGCGCACCTGCCCACGCTGCTCGGGGAGGTGGCCGAGGCCCCCGCGTGGCTGGCCGGGCTGGTCGAGGCCAAGGTGGCCGCCGAGCACGGCGGGTACGACGGCCCCGCCGTGGCGGCGCCCTACGAGGCGCTGCACGCGGTGCTCGACGCGGCGCAGGCGGCGACGGGGCTGCCGGGGGAGGCGGGCGCGTACGGGGCGCTCGACGCGTTCGTGGTGCGGTGCCGGGAGCCGCTGGCGGTGTGA
- the cmk gene encoding (d)CMP kinase — METAAQSAVIVAIDGPSGTGKSSTSKAVAAKLGLRYLDTGAQYRAITWWMITNGVDTDDPQAIAVAAGKPALVSGTDPAAPTITVDGLDASGPIRTREVTSKVSAVSAVPEVRTLITELQRSIAAEAAREAEGIVVEGRDIGTTVLPDADLKIFLTASAEARAARRSGELRGKEATDLAATKEALIKRDAADSGRKTSPLAKAGDAVEVDTTELTLDQVIECVVTLVEERRSATGGTERRPR, encoded by the coding sequence GTGGAAACCGCCGCTCAGTCCGCCGTGATCGTCGCCATCGACGGTCCCTCCGGCACGGGCAAGTCCAGCACCTCCAAGGCCGTGGCCGCCAAGCTCGGGCTGCGCTACCTGGACACCGGCGCCCAGTACCGGGCCATCACCTGGTGGATGATCACCAACGGCGTCGACACCGACGACCCGCAGGCCATCGCCGTAGCGGCGGGCAAGCCCGCCCTCGTGTCCGGTACGGATCCGGCCGCGCCCACCATCACCGTCGACGGCCTGGACGCCTCCGGCCCGATCCGCACCCGGGAGGTCACCTCCAAGGTCAGCGCCGTCAGCGCCGTCCCCGAGGTGCGCACCCTGATCACCGAGCTCCAGCGCTCCATCGCCGCCGAGGCGGCCCGGGAGGCCGAGGGCATCGTGGTCGAGGGCCGGGACATCGGCACCACCGTCCTGCCCGACGCCGACCTCAAGATCTTCCTGACGGCCTCCGCCGAGGCCCGCGCGGCCCGCCGCAGCGGCGAGCTGCGCGGCAAGGAGGCCACGGACCTCGCGGCCACCAAGGAAGCCCTGATCAAGCGCGACGCGGCCGACTCCGGCCGCAAGACCTCCCCGCTGGCCAAGGCCGGCGACGCCGTGGAGGTGGACACCACCGAGCTCACCCTCGACCAGGTCATCGAGTGCGTCGTGACCCTGGTCGAAGAGCGGCGGAGCGCGACCGGCGGCACAGAGCGGCGGCCCAGGTGA